The proteins below are encoded in one region of Gammaproteobacteria bacterium:
- a CDS encoding Rrf2 family transcriptional regulator, giving the protein MKLSTKGRYAVTAMMDLALHEAHGPVTLADISVCQGISLSYLEQIFARLRKDGLIAGTRGPRGGYRLARPAKDINVAEIIAAVDENLDTTRCSGMKNCQEGDRCLTHELWSELSDRIYKFLEGITLAQFVERSAVKEVAQRQDTLHFRRTPLHPQHDAA; this is encoded by the coding sequence ATGAAACTTTCCACCAAAGGCCGCTATGCGGTCACCGCCATGATGGACCTTGCCTTGCATGAAGCCCATGGTCCCGTGACGCTGGCCGATATCTCGGTCTGCCAAGGCATCTCCCTGTCCTATCTCGAACAGATTTTCGCCCGCTTGCGCAAGGACGGGCTGATTGCCGGGACACGGGGCCCGCGCGGCGGCTACCGTCTGGCACGACCGGCCAAGGACATCAACGTGGCCGAAATCATCGCCGCGGTGGACGAAAACCTGGACACCACCCGCTGCAGCGGGATGAAAAACTGCCAGGAAGGTGATCGTTGCCTTACCCACGAATTGTGGTCAGAACTCAGCGACCGAATCTACAAATTCCTGGAAGGCATCACCCTGGCCCAGTTCGTGGAGCGCTCTGCCGTAAAAGAAGTCGCCCAGCGTCAAGACACGCTGCATTTTCGCCGCACTCCCCTGCATCCCCAGCACGACGCGGCCTGA
- a CDS encoding lytic murein transglycosylase, whose product MWGRQYFCLALILALAWGPAAAIAGDPDYALERKKFRQAEQALVQGQRTRFHALLAELKHYPLYPYLRYRELRRYLSRATAQEIAAFLDEYGDTPMAPRLRRAWLQRLAKRKRWREYLIFYTPQSRAALQCNYHRALLETGQTREALEGIEALWLVGKSQHAACDPVFRAWRKAGGLSRKLVWQRIGLAMAKRNRSLARYLSRYLPKQDLRFVRPWIEVDRNPALVTRHPRLREDSPQARDILVHGIRRLMRTSLDRAARAWDTLKVRYAFSTEQRATVEGQLALRYALQGRPQALERLAALDLSRNEDESLREWRIRVALKLKDWEAVLTWVEHLPEAEREEPRWRYWRARALEALGNNEAREEFEALA is encoded by the coding sequence ATGTGGGGACGTCAATATTTTTGTCTGGCGCTGATTTTGGCGCTGGCCTGGGGACCGGCCGCCGCCATTGCCGGTGACCCCGATTATGCGCTTGAACGCAAAAAATTCCGCCAGGCCGAGCAGGCCCTGGTTCAGGGCCAGCGCACCCGTTTCCACGCGCTGCTGGCGGAGCTGAAGCATTACCCGCTCTATCCCTATCTGCGCTACCGCGAACTGCGTCGTTACCTGTCCCGCGCCACGGCGCAGGAGATTGCCGCATTTTTAGACGAATACGGTGATACGCCCATGGCGCCGCGCCTGCGCCGGGCCTGGCTGCAACGTCTGGCGAAGCGTAAACGCTGGCGCGAATATCTCATCTTCTACACCCCCCAAAGCCGCGCCGCGCTGCAATGCAATTATCACCGCGCCCTGCTGGAAACCGGCCAGACCCGCGAAGCGCTGGAAGGCATTGAAGCGCTGTGGTTGGTGGGCAAATCCCAGCATGCCGCCTGCGACCCGGTGTTCCGCGCCTGGCGCAAGGCAGGGGGGCTGAGCCGCAAACTGGTATGGCAACGCATCGGGCTGGCCATGGCCAAACGGAATCGCAGCCTGGCCCGCTACCTCAGCCGCTACCTCCCGAAGCAAGACCTGCGCTTCGTCCGGCCGTGGATAGAGGTGGACCGCAACCCGGCCCTGGTCACCCGCCACCCCCGCCTGCGCGAAGACAGCCCCCAGGCCCGTGATATTCTGGTTCACGGCATCCGCCGGCTGATGCGCACGAGCCTGGATCGCGCCGCCCGCGCCTGGGACACGCTGAAAGTGCGGTACGCCTTCTCCACCGAACAACGCGCCACCGTGGAGGGCCAGCTCGCCCTCCGTTATGCCCTGCAAGGCCGTCCTCAGGCCCTGGAACGCCTGGCGGCCCTGGACCTGAGCCGGAACGAAGACGAGTCCTTGCGGGAATGGCGCATACGGGTTGCGCTCAAGCTCAAGGACTGGGAAGCGGTGCTTACCTGGGTGGAACACCTGCCCGAAGCGGAACGGGAAGAACCCCGCTGGCGCTACTGGCGGGCCCGCGCCCTGGAAGCGCTGGGGAACAACGAGGCCCGGGAAGAGTTTGAAGCCCTGGCCG
- a CDS encoding NUDIX hydrolase: protein MDKTPMNGQTVYQGRILRLEAGEFLLPHGRRTRMEVVRHPGGVAIAALNEQGELCLVRQYRPPLEAWIWELPAGKRDKHEPPLDTARRELEEEAGLRAARWDMLGEIYPAPGYSDEVIHLFLARQLSAVPQRLEPDELLESHWIPLQQARGWLYDGTIRDAKSQVGIHLLCSICCAPKPEC, encoded by the coding sequence ATGGATAAAACACCCATGAACGGACAGACAGTCTATCAGGGACGGATACTGCGCCTGGAGGCGGGGGAGTTTCTCCTCCCCCACGGCCGCCGCACCCGGATGGAAGTGGTCCGTCACCCCGGCGGCGTGGCCATCGCCGCCCTCAATGAACAAGGGGAACTGTGTCTGGTGCGGCAATACCGCCCGCCCCTGGAGGCATGGATCTGGGAACTGCCCGCGGGCAAGCGCGACAAGCACGAGCCACCCCTGGACACCGCCAGACGGGAATTGGAAGAGGAAGCCGGCTTGCGCGCCGCCCGCTGGGACATGCTGGGGGAGATCTACCCCGCACCGGGCTATAGTGATGAGGTCATTCATCTTTTTCTGGCGCGCCAGCTTTCCGCCGTCCCCCAGCGCCTGGAACCCGACGAGCTGCTGGAAAGTCACTGGATTCCCCTGCAACAGGCCCGCGGCTGGTTGTATGACGGCACCATCCGCGACGCCAAGTCACAAGTCGGCATTCATTTGCTTTGCAGCATCTGTTGCGCCCCCAAGCCAGAATGCTAA